GCATCTCTGGAAGCGGAACGGGAAGTGGCGTCTTCCGCGGAAGACCTCGAACCCTTCGGTCTATCCACGCCGGCTCTCCAACTCCGCTTCAAGGACGGTGAAACCTGGCGGACCCTTTCCCTGGGAAACAGGAATCCCACCGGCGACAGCTATTACGCCAGGGTCGACGCCGAACGCCGCGTCTTTCTGGTGGCGTCGGGCCAATGGGGTGTCCTCCACAAGGGCGTTTCCGAGCTGAGACGCCGGGATCTTTTCTCTTTCGAAAACAGTGACGTGAAGGAACTCAGGGTTTCCTGGTCCGACGGGCGTGAAGTCGCCGTGGTGCGTTCTTCCGGGGGGGCGTGGGAAGTTTCCGGCCGCTCCGAGCCGGCGATCAAGGCGGCCAAGGTCGAGCGCGTTCTCGACGAGATCCGCTGGCTCCGAGCTCGGGATTTCCTGGAAGACGGTCCGGTCAACCTGCCGGCGCACGGGCTTGATCCTCCCTTGGTTAAGGTGGAGCTGCACCTGAGCGACGGCGGCAGAGCCTCGCTCGCCCTGGGCCGGAAAGGGGACGAGGGTGACCTGGCCGCCCTTGGTTCCGAACTTCCCTTCGTGGTTACCGTTTCCGGCGACCTGTTGGATCGGCTCCCCGATTCCCTGGCCGATCTCGAGGACCGTTCCCTCATCGCCCTGGATGCAGAACGCGTGAACGAAGTGGCGTGGACGGTGGCGGGAGAGACGGGGCGGGCGGTATCGCGCGGTGAAACCGGATGGGCCTTGGAGAAGGCGGGCGGTGAGTTCAAGGAGTTGAACGATTCCTGGCGGATTCGTTCCCTGTTCTGGGAACTTCAGGATCTGGAGTTCGACGAGAAGCCGGCGTCGCCTCCCCCGGTACCCGATCCGGTCCACGGCCGGCTGGCGCTCTTCGAAGGGGCCGAACCCCTGGGCGAACTGCTCTGGGAGGATCCCGAACGACAAGGGGCGGATCAGGTGACCGTCTGGGTCCGGGAAGGTTCCGAGCTGAAGGCCGTCGGTCTCGAACCGGAGAAACTGCGGCGGCTGGAAGAAAAGATTCGGGCGGTCACGGCGGCAGAAAGCTGAACCCGGCGTGGACGCCGACCGTGCCGCTGCTCGCGGCTGTCTAAGTACAGGTCCACAGAATAAAGTGTTCATTGTGGGATGTTAAAATTCTCTGGAAATTCTACCTTGTTCCCAAGCTGTACCTTCCAGCTTGTTCCCAAGCTCCAGCTTGGGAACACAACTGTGCAGAAGCTCCAGCTTCGATTCCCATGAGGTCGTTCCCAAGCCGGAGCTTGGGAACGAGGGAAAGCTGAATCCGCCGTCGACGCCGACCGTGCCGCTGCTCCCGGTCCTTCGATGTGGGCCGGGGCCTATTCCCGCCCGCCGCGGTAGGTCGTTTTGCCCAGGGGAAGCGGGGTGCAGTTGGGGGGGCAGGCACCCGTTTCCACCACCACGTCGATGGGGATGCCGCCCCGGGCGTACCATAATCCCACCACGCGGAGGTACTTGGGTTCCAGGGCCGCCTCCAGTCGCTTGTGGACGGTCACCGTGCAGGCCTCGTGAAAACTCCCGTAGTTGCGGAAGCTTCCAAGGAACAGCTTGAAGGATTTGCTTTCCACAAGCTTGGTACCCGGGACGTAATCGACGATCATCACCGCAAAGTCCGGCTGACCCGTGATGGGACACAGCGTGGTGAATTCCGGGGCGGTGAGCCGGACCACGTAATCCCGGTCCGGGTGCGGATTTTCGATGGTTTCGAGCACCGCCGCTTGCGGGTTTTCGGGAAGCGGGCTGGGGCGGCCCAACTGGGTCAGGTTCTGAGGACCTCGCTCGGTCATGGCTCGCTCTCTTCGGCTTCGCCTTCGGTCGCCTCCGGAAAGTTCACATGGCGAACGATCCCTTCCAGCGGCTCCGGCTGTGCAATGTCACCCTTGGCTGAAACCCCCAATTCCTTGAACTTCCGTGCACTTACCAAGACCCGGCTTTCCATGGCGCCCAGTAGCCGGTTGTAGTGCTGAACGCTTCGGCCGAGACTCCTTCCCAGGTCCTGGAAATGAGACGCCAGAAGGACGATCCGGTCGTGAAGTTCCTTTCCGAGCCGGCTGACGGCCCGCGCGTTTTCGGTCATGGCCTGCTGTTGCCATCCATAGGCGATGGCTCGCAGCAGCGCGATCAGCGTGGTCGGCGTCGCCAGGATGACCCGCTGGTGGACGCCGGTTTCGATGAGCCGGGGGTCTTTTTCCAGGGCGGCGCTGAAGAAGGATTCGCCGGGAAGGAACAGCACCACGAATTCCGGGGTCTGTTCGAATTGGCTCCAGTAATGCTTGGAGGCCAGCTGCTGCATGTGGGAACGGATCTGGCGGGCATGAGCGGCCAGGTGGCCGTCCCGGTCGCCGTCGGTGGAAGCTTCGAGGGCGTCCAGGTACGCTTGGAGCGGGGCCTTGGCGTCGATCACCACCACGCGATTTCCAGGGAGTGAGACGATCATGTCGGGGCGCAGCCGGTCGGAACCGGTGTCGGTGACGGGTTGTTCGGTGAAATCGCAGTGGGTGGAAAGGCCGGCGAGTTCGACCACACGCCGGAGCGTCATTTCACCCCAGCGGCCTCGGACTTGCGGCCGGCGGAGCGCCTTCACCAGGTTGGCCGTTTCCCCGATGAGTTGCCCCTGGGCGGCACTGAGGCTTTGGACTTGCTGAGACAGCCGGGCGTAGGCGTGTTGGCGTTCCTTTTCGATGCCCTTGAGTTCTTCTTCGTAGCGGGAAAGGGCTTCCTGGAGGGGCCGGACGAGTTCGGCCACGGCCTGACGGCGGGATTCCAGGTCGTTTTCGGCCTTCTGGTGATAGCGGGCCAGGGTGTTCTGGGCCAGCTGCAGAAAGGCCTGGTTGTTGGCCTGCAGGGCGTTGGAAGCCATGGCCTGGAAGGCGTTCCGCATGGTATCGCCGGCTTCCTTCAGCGCAGCCAGCCTCTCTTCGGCGTTTTCTCTTTCTTTGGCGCGCAGGGTTTCCAGCGCCGCATGGTCCGCTTGCAACTGCGCCAGTTCCTGCTGCAGGCGATCGCTCGAAACCCGCGCCTCCGCCAGTTCCCGTTCCAGTTCGGGAACCCGTTGCGCCAGTTGGGAACAGGCGGCGCGGCGTTCCGTTTCGTGAAGGAGCGCTTCCTGCGTGTGCTGGAGTTCCCGCTGAAGGCGTTGCCGTTCCTCGGTGGAAACGGCGGTTTCCAGGGAAAGGCGCCGTTTCCAGAGCGCGGCGGTGATCAGAACGCCCGCCAGCAGACCCGCGAAGAACGCGGCGGAGGCAAGAAGCAGTCCGCCGCTGTTTTCGACCAGGAGGCTGAATAGGGTGTCCAAACGAGGCATCATGCTGGAGCCGGTGCCCGGCGGGTTTTCGGGCGGTGAACGGAGTTCAGCGAACGATGCGCTTCACCTGGCTCTGGTAGCGCCGGTAAACGTCCCGGGCCAGTGCGCTCAGCGACTCTTCCACGGCCGCAGGTCGGGGAAGGCTCAAGGGTTCCGGCAGCCCGAAGCGGGTGAGGGTCTGCTTCTGGAAGTGGAGTTTCTGTTCCACGGAAGCCATTTCTTCCGGCGTGAAATTCTCGCCCAGGAAGTGCTTCTGTTCCACCGCGCAAACGTCCAGGTTTTTCAGAAAGTTGAGGATCGTCAAGAGGTCGAAGTTCTGGTGAAAGCTCTTGATGTTGTGATTGACCGCCCGGCATTCGATTTCCAGATCTTCGTAGGCCTTTCGGTAGTCGTTCATCCAGGCGAAGAGCCGGCGGTAGGATTCCAGCACCAGCTTTCGGAATTTGCCCTTGTCGGTGAGGGCCGACACCCGGATGAACCGGACCCCTCGGAAGGCCTGCTTTTCCAGGCAGTCGCGCCAAAAGGACGGCGAAGGAATCCGCAGCAGCTCGGCGCATCTCCCCAGCATGTCCGGGTGAAGCATGAGGAAACCCAGCCGCGCCATCCGCTGCCCGGTTTCGTCGGCCAACCGGCGCACCTCCGCCGCCTTCGCCTCCAGATCCTCCGTCTGGATCTCGATGATGCGGCGTTCCGTCAGGTAGTTTTCCAGAACCTCTTCTTTGACCTGCCGGGTGAGGCAACTGATGAGGTCGTCTTCCATGGCGCTCCTTTCCGGACGATCCTCGAAGGAGCCGACCCATCGATCCCGCCCCGTTCAAGGCCTGTCGAAATCTCCTCGGCGGCCTTTCCGGGCGGGCGGCCTGGACTTTCAAGCCGTCAGCCTTCCGCGTTTTTGCTCCTTCAGCAGAAAGGTATGAGGATCCAGCGACACCGGGGCGGCTTCGGGCCTATAGCGATCATAGTGCTTGAGGACCGTGATCCGGATGTTTTCGGGTTCAGGTTCCAGCAGAAGAATCGCCTGAAACAGGTTGTCGATCTGGTCACACGGATAGGGTATGCCGTTGTGGTTGGCCCTGTCAATGTGCCGGTGAGTCCGGCAGGACAACCAGATGGCGGCCCGGCGGTCCTCCGCGATCCGCTGCAACGCTTCCACGTGATCCCGGGACGCCCGTTCGAAGTCGATCCCGTCCACAACAATCAGATCGGGCCGGAACTGCACCTGGGCCTCAAGGTTTGCGAGTCCTTCGTCGAGTTTCTGCGGGCTGAAGGTCTGACGCATGAACGACATGATGAAGCGGGACGTTCCGATGGACCGGCGAAGCTCCAGGACCCGTTCACGGTCGCCGGGTCGTTCGGCCATGTGGTTCATCAGTTCCTCGTACCAGATTTTGATCTTTTCCGGCAGTTCGCCGATACACGCGTGCAGCACCTTCCGGCCCTGAAAGAGGTGTTCGATGGCGATGTGCGTCAGGCACGCCGTTTTGCCCACCCCGGTCCTGGCCATCAAGACGCCCATTTCACCGCTCTGGAGCGGGCTGCCGAGGGATTTGCGGATCATGACGGCAAGCGCCTCGGGGCTTGTCGGTCCTTCCGTGTTCATGGCGGTCTCTCCTTGAGTCTCCTGTAATCATTATAAAGGGCCCCTGCGTCAGTCCCCGGGTGTTCCCGCTCTTATAAACTAAATCATACACCAACAGTCGCCGGCGCGCACAGCCCCGTTTGTCCATCGTTCCCGGCGGGTCATCGCTTCTGCTGTTCCTTCTGCCGCCGGATGATCTCTTCGGCCACGCTTTTGGGTACCGGGCTGTATCGAGCGAATTCCATGGTGAACTCCGCTTTTCCCTGGGTGGCCGACCGGAGCACGGTGGAATAACCGAACATCTCAGCCAGCGGTACTTCCGCTTCCACCGTGGAAAAGGATCCGTCTTCCGACGTGCTGACGATGATGCCGCGGCGCTGGTTGAGCGTTCCCAGGACGGATCCCTGGAATTCCGTCGGCGTTTCCACCACGACACGCATCACCGGTTCCAAGAGCGTCGGGGCGGCCCTTTCGTAGGCCTGCCGGAACGCTCCGATGGCCGCCTGTTGGAAGGCAAGGTCGGACGAATCCACTGAGTGGGCGTTTCCGTCGGTAACGGTCACCCGCACGCCCACGATGGGGAAGCCCGCCAGCGACCCCTTCTTCAGGCAGGCCTGGAAACCCTTGTCGCACGAAGGGATGAACTCCGTGGGGATGGCGCCGCCGGTGACCCGATTGACGAATTCGTAGTCTCCCTCGGTGAAAGGCTCCAGGGCGCCCACTACCCGGCCGTATTGGCCGGCGCCGCCGGTCTGCTTCTTGTGCGTGTAGTCGAAGGCCGCCGGCTGGGTGATGGTCTCGCGGTAAGCCACCTTGGGTTGACCCGTTTCCACTTCGGCCTTGTATTCACGGCGCATCCGTTCAACGTACACGTCCAGGTGCAGTTCCCCCATGCCGCAGATGATGGTTTCCTCGGTTTCCTCGTCCAGGTAGGACCGAAACGTGGGGTCTTCCTTGGTGAAGCGCGAAAGCGCCTTGCTCAGGTTCATCTCGGCCTTCTTGTCCTTGGGGGTCACGGCCAGCGAAATCACCGGTTGCGGGACGAACATGGAACTCATGGTGAGCCGCACCGAGCCGTCGGTGAAGGTGTCACCCGAGGCGCAGTCGACGCCGAAGAGCGCGATGATTTCCCCGGCGCCCGCCGATTCGATGTCTTCCATCTGGTCCGCGTGCATGCGGCCCAGGCGCCCCACCTTGGTCACCTTCCCCGTGCGGACGTTGACAATGGCGTCTCCCCTATTGAGGGTGCCCTGGTAAATGCGGGCGTAGGTGAGCTGTCCGTAGCGGGTCACATCCAGCTTGAAGGCGAGCATCACGAGGGGAAGATCCAGCTCCGCCTTCAACGGGACTTCGGCTTCTTGGCGCTCTACGTCGAGCGCCACGTTCTGGATGTCGGCGGGACTGGGAAGATAGCGGATCACGGCGTCCAGAAGGGGTTGCACGCCCTTGTTTTTGTAGGCGGAGCCGACAAGGACGGGGATCATTCGGAGCGACAGGGTGCCGCGGCGGACGGCTTCATAGACCAACTCCTCGGTCACCCGTTCCTCAAGAATGGCCTCGGTGAGGTCGTCCGAAAACAGGGATACCGCGTCCAGCATTTCTTCGCGTTTTTCTTCGGCCAGGCGGCGGAAGGCTTCCGGGATCTCGCCTTCGACCACCTGTTCGCCGTGGGCGCCCTGGAACGTGAGCGCCTTCATGCGGATCAAGTCGATCACGCCCTCGTGAGCGCCTTCCAGGCCCAGGGGGATCTGGAGGAGCACGGGCTGGTGATTCAGCTTTTCTTTGAGCTGGCGGGCGACCCGAAAGGGGTCCGCGCCGGCGCGGTCGCACTTGTTCACGAAAGCGATCCGGGGCACTCGGTACCGAGTCATCTGCCGATCCACGGTCACGGATTGGCTCTGAACGCCCCCCACGGCGCACAACACCAGGATCGCCCCGTCCAGCACGCGCAGAGCCCGCTCCACCTCGATGGTGAAGTCCACGTGTCCAGGCGTGTCGATGATGTTGATCGCGTGATTCTTCCAGGTGCAATAGGTGGCGGCGGACTGGATGGTGATGCCGCGTTCCTTTTCAAGTTCCATGGAATCCATGGTGGCCCCGACGCCGTCCTTGCCGCGCACCTCGTGGATCGCGTGGATGCGCTGCGTGTAGAAAAGCACCCGCTCGGTGAGCGTGGTCTTTCCCGAGTCAATGTGGGCGCTGATGCCGATGTTCCTCAGCCTGGTCAGATCGCCGATCATGATTTTCCTTCCTGTGTCCTCGATCAATTTCCTCTTAGCGTTCCGACAAAAAGAAACGGGCACACTGTCCGTGCCCGTCGCGAACGTCGGCTATTAACAGAATCGTTTCAAAAAGAAAAGAGAAATGACGTTACAATTAAGTGGCAAAAAGGAAAAGGCGGTTCAAGTCACCTCAAGCGCAGGCGCATGCCCGGTTTCAAAGTGGCGGAGCGGTCGATTCCGTTCAGCCGGCAGATCCGTTCCACGGTCGTCCCGTGGCGCCTTGCGAGGGACCAAAGGTTGTCTCCCGGGCGGAGGGTGACGGAGCTCGCAACGGTCTTTGACGGCTCCGACCGGGATTGAGAAGAGGGGATCTTCAGGGTGCTGCCGGCCTTGAGCGTCTCCCGTGACTGGATGCCGTTGGCGGCGCACAGAGCCTTCAAAGACACCCGGTGCTTCCTGGCGATCGCCCAGAGCGAATCACCCGGTGCCACCTTGTGAACCGTGAAAGGGCGCGCTTTGTTCGTTGCGCGTTGGGGCTTACCCGGCGATGCACCGCTGTTTGGATGTGAAGCCACCAGTTGCCTCAGGTTAACGGATGCCACCTGGACGGGGCGTTCAGCGGGATTCAGCGGCGGTTGAAGCGTCTGCGCCAGATGGACCGGTTCCAGCTCGAATCCTCGCTTATAGAAGGCGAGACAGGTTCCGGGAGTGATCACGTCGTTTTCCTTCAGCCCGTTCCACCGGCAAAGGTCTTTCAGACTGACCCCGAAGCTTCGCGCCAGGGACGGCAGCCCGGTTTCTGAACCGTTCGCGTAATAATGGACTCGTTTCGGCAGGTAAGCCTGCTGGGCAAGTTCGATCACGGCCTGCTGCCGAGAATCGTGCTTGTCCACGGATGCGGCCAGAGTGGACCAGGGGG
This is a stretch of genomic DNA from Desulfoglaeba alkanexedens ALDC. It encodes these proteins:
- a CDS encoding DUF4340 domain-containing protein, translated to MKWRQTLGYLLILLAVGGYYYYFEVVVKEREEAAARSARQVFDLEVDRVAALEIVPKDGETVVLEKEAGTWRLAAPVATEADGAAVQGLLNSLASLEAEREVASSAEDLEPFGLSTPALQLRFKDGETWRTLSLGNRNPTGDSYYARVDAERRVFLVASGQWGVLHKGVSELRRRDLFSFENSDVKELRVSWSDGREVAVVRSSGGAWEVSGRSEPAIKAAKVERVLDEIRWLRARDFLEDGPVNLPAHGLDPPLVKVELHLSDGGRASLALGRKGDEGDLAALGSELPFVVTVSGDLLDRLPDSLADLEDRSLIALDAERVNEVAWTVAGETGRAVSRGETGWALEKAGGEFKELNDSWRIRSLFWELQDLEFDEKPASPPPVPDPVHGRLALFEGAEPLGELLWEDPERQGADQVTVWVREGSELKAVGLEPEKLRRLEEKIRAVTAAES
- the queF gene encoding preQ(1) synthase, whose translation is MTERGPQNLTQLGRPSPLPENPQAAVLETIENPHPDRDYVVRLTAPEFTTLCPITGQPDFAVMIVDYVPGTKLVESKSFKLFLGSFRNYGSFHEACTVTVHKRLEAALEPKYLRVVGLWYARGGIPIDVVVETGACPPNCTPLPLGKTTYRGGRE
- the rmuC gene encoding DNA recombination protein RmuC, whose amino-acid sequence is MMPRLDTLFSLLVENSGGLLLASAAFFAGLLAGVLITAALWKRRLSLETAVSTEERQRLQRELQHTQEALLHETERRAACSQLAQRVPELERELAEARVSSDRLQQELAQLQADHAALETLRAKERENAEERLAALKEAGDTMRNAFQAMASNALQANNQAFLQLAQNTLARYHQKAENDLESRRQAVAELVRPLQEALSRYEEELKGIEKERQHAYARLSQQVQSLSAAQGQLIGETANLVKALRRPQVRGRWGEMTLRRVVELAGLSTHCDFTEQPVTDTGSDRLRPDMIVSLPGNRVVVIDAKAPLQAYLDALEASTDGDRDGHLAAHARQIRSHMQQLASKHYWSQFEQTPEFVVLFLPGESFFSAALEKDPRLIETGVHQRVILATPTTLIALLRAIAYGWQQQAMTENARAVSRLGKELHDRIVLLASHFQDLGRSLGRSVQHYNRLLGAMESRVLVSARKFKELGVSAKGDIAQPEPLEGIVRHVNFPEATEGEAEESEP
- the fusA gene encoding elongation factor G — its product is MIGDLTRLRNIGISAHIDSGKTTLTERVLFYTQRIHAIHEVRGKDGVGATMDSMELEKERGITIQSAATYCTWKNHAINIIDTPGHVDFTIEVERALRVLDGAILVLCAVGGVQSQSVTVDRQMTRYRVPRIAFVNKCDRAGADPFRVARQLKEKLNHQPVLLQIPLGLEGAHEGVIDLIRMKALTFQGAHGEQVVEGEIPEAFRRLAEEKREEMLDAVSLFSDDLTEAILEERVTEELVYEAVRRGTLSLRMIPVLVGSAYKNKGVQPLLDAVIRYLPSPADIQNVALDVERQEAEVPLKAELDLPLVMLAFKLDVTRYGQLTYARIYQGTLNRGDAIVNVRTGKVTKVGRLGRMHADQMEDIESAGAGEIIALFGVDCASGDTFTDGSVRLTMSSMFVPQPVISLAVTPKDKKAEMNLSKALSRFTKEDPTFRSYLDEETEETIICGMGELHLDVYVERMRREYKAEVETGQPKVAYRETITQPAAFDYTHKKQTGGAGQYGRVVGALEPFTEGDYEFVNRVTGGAIPTEFIPSCDKGFQACLKKGSLAGFPIVGVRVTVTDGNAHSVDSSDLAFQQAAIGAFRQAYERAAPTLLEPVMRVVVETPTEFQGSVLGTLNQRRGIIVSTSEDGSFSTVEAEVPLAEMFGYSTVLRSATQGKAEFTMEFARYSPVPKSVAEEIIRRQKEQQKR
- a CDS encoding penicillin-insensitive murein endopeptidase, encoding MEPLRPKAGFFRFKPHAILTFAIALLWIQLPASSEAMTIAAGKPYHGRLVNGIPFPDQFRGFRIGSPDRSYTTPEVIGTLLDAVEAVQREYPNTCELFIGDLSASGGGRLCGHKSHQNGRDADIGMYARGNRPLGRFALMDASNLDVAKTWVLMENLLKSGRVQYIFMDRELQKLFHDHALRSGWDKGYLDRIFLDVGSRFDKAVIRHARNHRNHFHVRFYTPWSTLAASVDKHDSRQQAVIELAQQAYLPKRVHYYANGSETGLPSLARSFGVSLKDLCRWNGLKENDVITPGTCLAFYKRGFELEPVHLAQTLQPPLNPAERPVQVASVNLRQLVASHPNSGASPGKPQRATNKARPFTVHKVAPGDSLWAIARKHRVSLKALCAANGIQSRETLKAGSTLKIPSSQSRSEPSKTVASSVTLRPGDNLWSLARRHGTTVERICRLNGIDRSATLKPGMRLRLR